The Eurosta solidaginis isolate ZX-2024a chromosome 4, ASM4086904v1, whole genome shotgun sequence genome includes a window with the following:
- the LOC137247791 gene encoding LOW QUALITY PROTEIN: uncharacterized protein (The sequence of the model RefSeq protein was modified relative to this genomic sequence to represent the inferred CDS: substituted 1 base at 1 genomic stop codon), producing MHLTKESLAQLLIQFLQYVEAKLGKNAQEPPATRIPMRLFMDFKPGGGLCIIFSTMFRFRAEQREKKFDFSVGKNPPRKDPNIQLVIDIEQALVEANLYRIHYIYIRPEVSKDLAQRLRDILITRRVEIVFDEDEATHIIYPVVDPHPDEYARPVFKRGNHVMLHWYYFPESYDSWAVNTFDLPEFVPENPDSTGERWLVSASWVLDLEQYNEWMVEEDYEVDEMGKKKTHKHRMSVDDMMSFGTDEKKRVSSGVSGTTTGKQKRRRSPSPNTSKPGKRKRSPAVLHKKLRNEDDDEDLTRDMDDPPAEPNVQEVVKSAPMQSTASPAPGGKSRADNDMIPIKSGTMTDLDDEMTGGSAAPALSTGDGENSQTGKTSDNSNTQEFSSSAQEDMEDNVTEQTHHIIVPSYSAWFDYNSIHIIEKRAMSEFFNGKNKSKPPEIFMAYRNFMIDTYRLNPTEYLTSTACRRNLAGDVCAIMRVHAFLEQWGLINYQIDAELRPTPMGPPPTSHFHILSDTPSGLQSLNPQKTQQPSAAKTLLDLDKPKVIKDGKEGSVEGDKPTPQQQQQLPQQQINNPQQQGVLQQTQQQQMNMKTKTALANMLNSRLGNSNGGAIQIQQQQQTMVVAAGGTPVPEQSLQQQQHPQQIIQHQVVVAGNAPQSGMILHHNHQQQLQYQQRQLNMDQVGITSSPNDSALNMIMEHETQQNQSQLSQQLPRERGDRSPPEISDIVSSVATITTSTSMAYVNTPHGLFPMPLGKSSKLPQVSKAKAKFKFLGKFMAKAVMDSRMLDLPFSIPFYRWLLNEEYSVGLADLARVAPEVQSTLVRLQDVVLERDQILNESKLDAMEKTEKIESLDLDGCPIADLGLDFVLPGYANIELCRGGRDTPVTIHNLHQYISLVTXWFLVEGVQKQFEALREGFDSVFPTQRLRMFYPEELENVFCGSGACNYQRWDVKMLQDCCRTDHGFTQDSQAIQYLYDILSSYNRDEQRLFLQFVTGSPRLPTGGFKSLTPQLTIVRKTLDGNQNPNEYLPSVMTCVNYLKLPDYSSQEVMREKLKVAANEGSMSFHLS from the coding sequence ATGCACTTAACCAAAGAATCGTTGGCACAATTATTAATACAATTTTTGCAATATGTGGAGGCTAAGTTGGGCAAAAATGCTCAGGAGCCGCCGGCAACGCGAATCCCGATGCGTTTATTTATGGATTTCAAGCCTGGCGGTGGCCTATGTATCATCTTCAGCACAATGTTTAGATTTCGTGCCGAGCaacgcgaaaaaaaatttgatttttccgTTGGTAAAAATCCACCACGTAAAGATCCAAATATCCAATTGGTGATTGACATTGAACAAGCGTTGGTTGAGGCAAATCTTTATCGTATACATTATATTTACATCAGACCAGAAGTAAGCAAAGATTTAGCACAACGATTACGTGATATACTAATTACCAGACGTGTAGAAATCGTATTCGATGAGGATGAAGCTACTCACATTATATATCCGGTGGTTGATCCTCATCCAGATGAATATGCACGACCAGTTTTTAAGCGCGGAAATCATGTAATGTTGCATTGGTATTATTTTCCTGAATCATACGACTCTTGGGCAGTAAATACTTTTGATTTACCCGAATTCGTCCCCGAAAATCCAGACTCAACTGGAGAACGTTGGCTTGTTTCGGCATCTTGGGTTTTGGATTTGGAGCAATATAATGAATGGATGGTCGAAGAGGATTACGAAGTCGATGAAATGGGCAAAAAGAAAACACATAAACATCGTATGTCTGTTGATGATATGATGTCATTTGGAACGGATGAAAAGAAACGCGTTTCTTCTGGTGTAAGTGGTACTACGACAGGTAAACAAAAGCGACGTCGTTCACCATCACCAAACACTTCGAAACCTGGCAAACGTAAGCGTTCGCCAGCCGTATTGCATAAAAAATTGCGTAACGAAGATGACGATGAAGATTTGACACGTGACATGGATGATCCACCAGCAGAACCGAATGTTCAAGAGGTTGTAAAATCAGCGCCCATGCAGTCAACTGCTAGTCCAGCACCAGGAGGAAAATCACGTGCTGACAATGATATGATACCCATTAAAAGTGGCACTATGACAGATTTAGATGATGAAATGACAGGCGGTAGCGCGGCTCCGGCGCTTTCCACTGGCGATGGTGAAAATTCACAAACTGGTAAAACTAGTGACAACAGTAATACTCAAGAGTTCTCTTCCTCTGCCCAAGAGGATATGGAAGACAATGTTACCGAGCAAACCCATCACATTATTGTACCCTCATATTCGGCTTGGTTTGACTACAACTCTATCCATATTATTGAAAAACGTGCCATGTCGGAATTTTTTAATggcaaaaataaatcaaaacctcCTGAAATTTTTATGGCTTATCGTAATTTTATGATTGATACTTACAGATTAAATCCAACTGAATACTTAACCAGCACCGCCTGTCGCAGAAACCTAGCTGGTGATGTATGCGCTATAATGCGTGTACATGCATTCCTGGAACAATGGGGTCTTATAAATTACCAAATCGATGCAGAATTACGTCCAACACCAATGGGTCCACCTCCCACTTCACATTTTCATATATTATCAGATACACCATCTGGTTTGCAATCGTTGAATCCCCAAAAGACGCAACAGCCATCTGCAGCCAAAACTTTGCTTGACTTAGACAAGCCGAAAGTAATTAAAGATGGTAAAGAAGGTTCTGTTGAAGGTGACAAACCAACAccacaacagcagcaacagcTGCCACAGCAGCAAATCAATAATCCACAACAACAGGGCGTATTGCAACAAACTCAACAACAGCAAATGaatatgaaaacaaaaactgCACTGGCCAACATGTTGAATAGTCGCTTGGGTAACAGCAATGGTGGGgcaatacaaatacaacaacagcaacagacgATGGTCGTAGCAGCAGGTGGCACCCCAGTACCAGAACagtcgcttcaacaacaacagcatcccCAGCAAATAATACAACATCAAGTTGTAGTCGCTGGTAATGCCCCACAGTCTGGTATGATATTGCATCACAATCATCAGCAACAGCTGCAATATCAGCAGCGCCAATTAAATATGGATCAAGTGGGTATCACTTCATCTCCTAATGATAGTGCTTTAAACATGATAATGGAACACGAGACCCAGCAAAATCAGTCCCAACTATCACAACAGCTGCCACGCGAAAGAGGTGATAGATCACCACCTGAAATTAGCGATATTGTATCATCTGTGGCGACAATAACGACCAGCACATCCATGGCATATGTAAATACTCCACACGGACTCTTTCCCATGCCATTGGGCAAGTCATCCAAATTGCCGCAAGTATCAAAAGCCAAAGCAAAATTCAAATTCCTTGGAAAATTTATGGCTAAGGCTGTTATGGATAGTCGAATGTTGGATCTACCATTCTCAATACCGTTCTACCGCTGGCTATTGAATGAAGAATATTCAGTTGGTTTAGCCGATTTGGCACGTGTCGCACCCGAAGTGCAAAGTACATTGGTAAGATTACAGGACGTGGTACTTGAACGCGATCAAATATTAAACGAATCGAAACTTGATGCAATGGAAAAGACTGAAAAGATTGAATCGCTGGATTTGGATGGATGCCCCATAGCTGATCTTGGATTGGATTTCGTTTTACCAGGCTATGCAAATATAGAACTATGCCGTGGTGGTCGTGATACGCCAGTAACAATTCACAATCTACATCAGTACATCTCATTGGTGACGTAGTGGTTCCTTGTTGAAGGCGTGCAGAAACAATTTGAGGCGCTACGAGAAGGATTTGACTCGGTTTTCCCGACACAACGTCTGCGTATGTTTTATCCTGAAGAGTTGGAAAATGTTTTTTGTGGTTCTGGTGCTTGCAACTACCAACGATGGGACGTTAAAATGCTTCAAGACTGTTGCCGTACTGACCATGGGTTTACCCAAGATTCCCAGGCGATACAATATCTATATGATATCCTCTCTTCATATAATCGTGACGAGCAGCGTCTTTTTTTACAATTTGTGACCGGCTCACCCCGACTACCGACTGGAGGTTTTAAGTCTTTAACACCACAGCTAACAATTGTGCGCAAAACACTTGATGGTAATCAAAATCCAAACGAATATTTACCATCAGTGATGACAtgtgtaaattatttaaaattgccTGATTATTCAAGTCAGGAAGTGATGCGAGAAAAGCTTAAAGTTGCCGCGAATGAAGGCAGCATGTCGTTCCATTTATCATAA